One genomic window of Nicotiana sylvestris chromosome 10, ASM39365v2, whole genome shotgun sequence includes the following:
- the LOC104222437 gene encoding AP2/ERF and B3 domain-containing transcription factor At1g51120, translating into MEEETNIMMSSTTTYLTGDCDSSSTNNMQSKKHKRNAYTRKACISGSRFKGVVGQHNGHWGAQIYTNQQRIWLGTFKSETEAAMAYDSAAIRLRSQDSHRNLPWTNSTVQEPNFQRQFSTEDILRMIKEGSYPTKFDEYLKEKYEECHPFNTLPVAELKANEGFSYKQLFQKELTPSDVGKLNRLVIPKKYASKYFPQIQEVPDVELVFYDTSRRQWKFRYCYWKSSQSFVFTKGWNRFVKDKGLRANDTIVFNLCEYKTGPKEISADFVIDVLKGVEVLPEPKVEIEERMKTQSTDDHAVEPVWLFGVQIGWSTNNDDDDYMNRHFFI; encoded by the exons ATGGAAGAGGAAACAAACATTATGATGTCAAGCACCACAACATACCTAACTGGAGATTGTGATTCAAGCAGTACAAATAACATGCAGTCCAAAAAACACAAAAGAAATGCATATACAAGAAAAGCTTGTATTTCTGGTTCAAGATTTAAAGGTGTAGTAGGGCAACACAATGGCCATTGGGGAGCTCaaatatatacaaatcaacaAAGAATTTGGCTTGGGACATTCAAATCAGAAACAGAAGCTGCTATGGCTTATGACAGTGCTGCTATTCGACTTCGTAGTCAAGATTCACATAGAAATTTGCCTTGGACAAATTCTACAGTTCAAGAACCAAATTTTCAGAGACAGTTTTCAACTGAAGATATTCTTAGAATGATCAAAGAAGGTTCTTATCCTACAAAATTTGATGAgtatttgaaagaaaaatatgaagaaTGTCACCCTTTCAATACTTTGCCAGTGGCGGAGCTAAAG GCGAACGAGGGATTCTCATACAAGCAGCTTTTCCAAAAGGAGCTGACTCCAAGTGATGTGGGAAAGCTAAATAGGCTTGTAATCCCAAAGAAATATGCATCAAAATACTTCCCACAAATCCAAGAAGTTCCAGATGTTGAGTTGGTGTTTTATGATACCTCAAGAAGACAATGGAAGTTTCGTTATTGCTATTGGAAAAGTAGCCAAAGCTTTGTTTTCACAAAAGGCTGGAATAGGTTTGTCAAAGATAAAGGTTTAAGAGCAAATGACACAATTGTTTTCAACTTGTGTGAGTACAAGACTGGACCAAAAGAGATTTCTGCTGATTTTGTGATAGATGTGTTAAAAGGTGTTGAGGTTTTGCCAGAACCAAAAGTGGAAATTGAAGAAAGAATGAAGACACAATCAACTGATGATCATGCTGTGGAACCAGTTTGGCTTTTTGGGGTGCAGATAGGCTGGTCGACTAACAACGACGACGACGACTATATGAATCGTCACTTCTTCATTTaa